A genomic region of Blattabacterium cuenoti contains the following coding sequences:
- a CDS encoding enoyl-ACP reductase FabI, which yields MSYNLLKGKKGIIFGALDENSIAWKVAERAYEEKASFILTNTPASLRMGKIQELSHKTKSKVIPADATSIADLNFLFDKTLDHFGGKIDFLLHSIAMSINIRKGCSYTSLNYEFLKKGWEISAVSYHKIMQTAWEKNAMNKWGSIVALTYIASQRSFPDYGDMSDYKSYLESITRNFGYHWGVKKKVRVNTVSQSPTVTKAAKSIKGFNQFFLLSEKISPLGNASAQDCANYIITLFSDLTKKVTMQNLYHDGGFSKTGISETMIS from the coding sequence ATGTCTTACAATTTATTGAAGGGAAAGAAAGGAATTATATTTGGCGCTTTGGATGAAAATTCTATTGCTTGGAAAGTAGCAGAACGTGCTTATGAAGAAAAGGCGTCTTTTATTTTAACCAACACTCCTGCTTCTTTAAGAATGGGTAAAATTCAGGAATTATCTCATAAGACAAAATCTAAAGTGATTCCGGCAGATGCTACTTCTATCGCGGATCTTAATTTTTTGTTTGATAAAACTTTAGATCATTTTGGAGGAAAAATAGATTTTCTTTTGCATTCCATAGCTATGTCCATAAATATTCGAAAAGGATGTTCTTATACATCTCTTAACTATGAATTTTTGAAAAAGGGATGGGAAATATCTGCCGTATCCTATCACAAAATCATGCAAACAGCATGGGAGAAAAACGCGATGAATAAATGGGGATCTATAGTGGCTCTCACATATATTGCTTCTCAACGAAGTTTTCCTGATTATGGAGATATGTCTGATTATAAGTCATATCTGGAAAGCATTACACGAAATTTTGGTTATCATTGGGGAGTGAAAAAAAAAGTTAGGGTAAATACAGTTTCACAATCCCCTACTGTAACTAAAGCAGCAAAGTCTATTAAAGGGTTTAACCAATTTTTTCTATTGTCTGAAAAAATATCCCCTTTGGGAAACGCATCTGCACAAGATTGTGCAAACTATATAATTACACTTTTTTCAGATTTGACAAAAAAAGTGACGATGCAAAATTTATATCATGATGGAGGTTTTTCTAAGACAGGCATTAGTGAAACGATGATTTCATGA
- the rsmG gene encoding 16S rRNA (guanine(527)-N(7))-methyltransferase RsmG, translating to MELIQKYFPDLLDQQIYQLYSLKKLYAYWNAYVNLISRKTFHNFYQQHVLFCLGIAKVFTFFPGSCVMDLGTGGGFPGIPLSIVFPHTEFILVDSISKKIKIVERIIYNLNIKNAYTICIRAEKLENKFDFVVCRAVAKISKIHNWIKNKFICTSIHNGALYLKGGDISEELKKFPHAVEYPLINYFREPFFKTKKVVWISNI from the coding sequence ATGGAATTGATTCAAAAATATTTTCCAGACCTATTGGATCAACAAATATATCAATTGTATTCTCTAAAAAAATTATATGCATATTGGAATGCTTATGTCAATCTTATTTCTAGAAAAACATTCCACAATTTTTATCAACAACATGTTCTTTTTTGTTTAGGAATTGCTAAAGTTTTTACTTTTTTTCCTGGATCATGTGTTATGGACTTAGGTACAGGAGGGGGGTTTCCAGGGATCCCTTTATCCATAGTTTTTCCTCATACAGAATTTATATTAGTGGATTCTATTAGTAAAAAAATTAAAATTGTAGAGAGAATCATATATAATCTGAACATAAAAAATGCGTATACTATTTGTATACGTGCAGAAAAATTGGAAAATAAATTTGATTTTGTGGTTTGCAGAGCTGTAGCAAAAATATCCAAAATTCATAATTGGATCAAAAATAAATTTATATGCACATCTATTCATAATGGAGCCTTATATCTAAAAGGAGGAGACATTTCTGAGGAATTAAAAAAATTTCCTCATGCGGTAGAATATCCTCTAATTAATTATTTTAGAGAACCATTTTTTAAAACAAAAAAAGTTGTTTGGATTTCAAATATTTAA
- the lysS gene encoding lysine--tRNA ligase, which produces MQNLSEQQIIRRKKLEELKRLGLNPYPSDEYRITIPIVNIQENFTEKEPISIAGRLIRLRILGKASFGEIQDHTGRIQIYLKKNHFHSEKMGKEESYNILLKKLIDIGDIIGVQGFLFKTKMNEITIHVHKFTLLSKSLRPLPQVKVDKNQKIYDAFSNTEQRYRMRYVDLIVNDHVKEIFLKRTHIIREIRKFLDNKGYLEVDTPILQSIPGGAVARPFVTYHNSLGIPLYLRIANELYLKRLIIGGFHGVYEFSKNFRNEGMDRIHNPEFTVLELYVAYKDYYWMMNFTEKLLKWIFHQVQKNFIENDDISFQTPFPRIPILDAIQTHTGFDLREMEEEELRKVCQKLHIEENPQMNKGKLIENIFEEKCEKHYKNPTFIIDYPIEMSPLTKRHRYKKNLSERFELIINGQEIANAYSELNDPIDQLDRLREQIKFSEKNESMFLDKDFIRALEFGMPPTAGIGIGIDRLVMLFTKQNSIQEVLLFPQMRPEKEVK; this is translated from the coding sequence ATGCAAAATTTATCAGAACAACAAATTATACGTAGAAAAAAATTAGAAGAACTAAAACGATTAGGTTTAAACCCATATCCATCAGATGAATATAGAATAACGATTCCCATTGTTAATATACAAGAGAATTTTACCGAAAAAGAACCCATTAGTATAGCAGGGCGTTTAATCCGTTTGCGGATTTTAGGAAAGGCTTCTTTTGGAGAAATTCAAGACCATACAGGACGTATTCAAATATACTTGAAGAAGAATCATTTTCACTCAGAAAAAATGGGAAAAGAAGAGTCATACAATATTCTTTTGAAAAAACTTATAGATATAGGAGATATTATTGGAGTTCAAGGTTTTTTATTTAAGACTAAAATGAATGAGATTACCATCCATGTCCATAAGTTTACTTTACTTTCTAAATCTTTGCGGCCATTACCACAAGTAAAAGTGGATAAAAATCAAAAAATATATGATGCTTTTTCCAATACAGAACAACGTTATCGGATGCGTTATGTAGATCTTATTGTGAATGATCATGTAAAAGAAATTTTTTTAAAACGTACTCATATAATACGAGAAATCAGGAAATTTCTGGATAATAAAGGTTATCTAGAAGTGGATACTCCTATTCTACAGTCTATTCCTGGTGGAGCTGTAGCTCGTCCTTTCGTTACCTATCATAATTCTCTTGGAATTCCATTGTATTTACGTATAGCTAATGAACTTTATTTGAAAAGACTTATAATTGGAGGGTTTCACGGGGTTTATGAATTTTCTAAAAATTTTAGAAATGAGGGGATGGATCGTATTCATAATCCAGAATTTACTGTACTAGAACTCTATGTGGCTTATAAAGATTATTACTGGATGATGAATTTTACAGAAAAACTTCTCAAGTGGATTTTCCATCAAGTGCAAAAAAATTTTATAGAAAATGATGATATTAGTTTTCAAACCCCGTTTCCTCGTATACCTATATTGGATGCTATTCAAACACATACTGGATTTGATCTTAGAGAGATGGAAGAAGAGGAATTAAGAAAAGTTTGTCAAAAATTGCATATAGAGGAAAATCCACAGATGAACAAAGGAAAACTGATTGAAAACATTTTTGAAGAAAAATGTGAAAAACATTACAAAAATCCTACTTTTATTATTGATTATCCTATAGAAATGAGTCCTTTAACTAAAAGGCATCGTTATAAAAAAAATCTATCAGAACGTTTTGAACTTATTATCAATGGACAAGAAATTGCTAATGCATATTCTGAACTTAATGATCCTATAGATCAACTTGATCGTTTGCGAGAACAAATTAAATTTTCCGAAAAAAATGAATCGATGTTTTTGGATAAAGATTTTATACGTGCTTTAGAATTTGGAATGCCTCCTACAGCAGGAATTGGAATTGGAATAGACCGATTGGTGATGTTATTTACAAAACAAAATTCTATTCAAGAGGTTTTGCTTTTTCCGCAAATGCGGCCAGAAAAGGAAGTGAAATAA
- the dnaG gene encoding DNA primase, which translates to MISKETIKRILSVSCIEEVIGDFISLKKSGINYRGLSPFSNEKTPSLIVSPTKKIWKDFSSGKGGNVITFLMEHENYTYVESLHYLAKKYDIKIQEENKNTFIRKIDHENLYLIQDYAKCFFMKQLSYTKEGQEKGLIYLMKQRGINMKIIHQFELGFAPSSWTKFTETALKKGFKIQDLKKSGLTGFKRSNHFDCFRKRVMFPIHDLSGRVIGFGGRTIDNYSRYIKYLNSSENDIFQKSKILYGIFQAKKNILKEDLCYLVEGYTDVLSLHQSGIKNVVSSSGTSLTIDQILLIKRFTKSIVLFYDGDRSGIQAALRVINMILEQEMNLRILFFYNGEDPDYLAKKYSYSQLREFLGKKSYHFVSFKKKIYEKFHQDDPMKKSFLVLNILKSISKIPNIIQRELYIQETSKLFQLRQEVLISELERINKKKKLYKKIDNHPISIHPERINSLMILEEKLIQLILNYGNQMLKKEGVHTTTVFEEIFHTFQNYNFRFSLDYHQKIFDKICLQKENIGKNHSFVVEQKNEKKKKSYSLSQWNRKGIEVSSQEENIDRYLMDILLRYKTQYILKLIQQEIHNFQKEIRRDKNQVILKKIMYLTNLKNELNKKLHRYV; encoded by the coding sequence ATGATATCTAAAGAAACTATAAAAAGAATACTTTCTGTTTCTTGTATAGAAGAAGTCATTGGAGATTTTATTTCCTTAAAAAAAAGCGGTATAAATTATAGAGGCCTTAGCCCATTTTCCAATGAAAAAACCCCGTCTCTAATAGTTTCTCCCACAAAAAAAATCTGGAAGGATTTTAGTTCTGGAAAAGGGGGTAATGTTATCACTTTTCTCATGGAACACGAAAACTATACTTATGTAGAATCATTACATTATTTAGCTAAAAAATATGATATTAAAATTCAGGAAGAAAATAAAAATACATTTATTAGGAAAATCGATCATGAAAATTTATACTTGATACAAGATTATGCCAAATGTTTTTTTATGAAACAATTGTCTTATACAAAAGAAGGTCAAGAAAAAGGATTGATTTATTTGATGAAACAAAGAGGCATTAATATGAAAATCATTCATCAATTTGAATTAGGTTTTGCTCCTTCCTCTTGGACAAAATTCACGGAAACCGCTTTAAAAAAAGGGTTTAAAATACAGGATTTAAAAAAATCGGGTCTCACTGGATTCAAAAGATCTAATCATTTTGACTGTTTCCGAAAAAGAGTGATGTTTCCCATACATGATCTATCAGGAAGGGTTATAGGATTTGGAGGTAGGACGATTGATAATTATTCACGTTATATCAAATATTTAAATTCATCCGAAAACGATATTTTTCAAAAAAGTAAAATTTTGTATGGCATATTTCAAGCTAAAAAAAATATTTTAAAAGAGGATCTTTGTTATTTAGTAGAAGGATATACAGATGTCCTTTCTCTACATCAATCTGGAATAAAAAATGTAGTATCCTCTTCTGGAACTTCACTTACCATAGATCAAATATTGTTAATCAAGAGATTCACGAAATCTATCGTTCTTTTTTATGATGGAGATCGTTCTGGAATCCAAGCTGCTTTAAGAGTGATTAATATGATATTGGAACAAGAAATGAATCTACGGATATTATTTTTTTATAACGGAGAAGATCCAGATTATTTGGCTAAAAAATATTCCTATTCTCAATTGAGAGAGTTTTTAGGAAAAAAAAGTTATCATTTTGTTTCTTTCAAAAAAAAAATATATGAAAAATTCCACCAAGATGATCCCATGAAAAAATCCTTTTTAGTTTTGAATATTTTGAAGAGTATTTCAAAAATACCCAATATTATTCAAAGAGAATTATACATACAAGAAACTTCTAAGTTATTCCAACTTCGTCAAGAAGTTCTAATTTCTGAATTGGAACGAATAAATAAGAAAAAAAAACTATATAAGAAAATTGATAATCATCCAATTAGTATTCATCCAGAAAGAATAAATTCTCTTATGATCCTTGAAGAAAAATTGATTCAGTTGATTTTAAATTATGGAAATCAAATGCTTAAAAAAGAAGGTGTCCATACTACTACGGTTTTCGAAGAAATATTCCATACTTTTCAAAACTATAATTTTCGTTTTTCTTTGGATTATCATCAAAAAATATTTGATAAAATCTGTTTGCAAAAAGAAAATATAGGAAAAAACCATTCTTTTGTTGTAGAACAAAAGAATGAAAAAAAGAAAAAATCTTATTCATTATCCCAATGGAATCGAAAAGGAATTGAAGTATCCTCCCAAGAAGAAAACATAGATCGATATCTCATGGACATTTTATTGAGATATAAAACCCAATATATTTTGAAATTAATTCAACAAGAAATTCATAATTTTCAGAAAGAAATACGGAGGGATAAGAATCAAGTGATTCTAAAAAAAATCATGTATTTAACAAATTTAAAAAACGAACTTAATAAGAAGTTACATAGATATGTATGA
- the rpe gene encoding ribulose-phosphate 3-epimerase, protein MKRIIAPSLLSADLAFLYREIKMLNESEADWYHIDIMDSSFVSNISFGSSIVKCIKKYANKPMDVHLMIMQPERYIEQFKACGADHLHIHYEACVHLNRTLFSIKKSGMKVGVAVNPHTPVYLLQDIIQDIDFVLLMSVNPGFSGQKFIKKTYQKLEDTKDLILKKHSSALIEVDGGVNLENASLLFKNGADILVAGTTIFSNANPQKIIHRMKLGKTT, encoded by the coding sequence ATGAAAAGAATTATTGCTCCATCTTTACTTTCAGCCGATTTGGCATTTTTATATCGTGAGATAAAAATGCTGAATGAAAGTGAAGCGGATTGGTACCACATTGATATTATGGATTCCTCTTTTGTTTCTAATATTTCTTTTGGAAGTTCCATTGTCAAATGCATCAAAAAATATGCTAATAAACCCATGGATGTTCATTTAATGATTATGCAACCAGAACGCTACATAGAACAATTTAAAGCATGTGGAGCAGATCACTTACATATTCATTATGAAGCTTGTGTTCATTTAAATAGAACTCTTTTTTCTATTAAAAAATCTGGAATGAAAGTGGGTGTGGCAGTCAATCCTCACACTCCAGTTTATCTATTACAAGATATTATTCAAGATATAGATTTCGTTTTATTAATGAGTGTAAATCCTGGTTTTAGTGGACAAAAGTTTATAAAAAAAACCTATCAAAAACTAGAAGATACTAAAGATTTAATCTTAAAAAAACATTCTTCTGCACTTATAGAAGTGGATGGAGGGGTGAATTTAGAAAATGCTTCTTTGTTGTTTAAAAATGGAGCGGATATATTAGTAGCAGGAACTACTATTTTTTCTAATGCTAATCCCCAAAAAATAATTCATAGAATGAAATTGGGAAAAACTACTTAA
- the mtaB gene encoding tRNA (N(6)-L-threonylcarbamoyladenosine(37)-C(2))-methylthiotransferase MtaB produces the protein MNIKKKVAFYTIGCKLNYAETSTIARKLSNSNYELVSFKSIADIYVINTCSVTENAEKDFKYIVRFFMNKNAKAFIIAIGCYAQVHPKEISSLPSVDLGGGRVVQFQIIDYLDQVNLFKKHPAKIISKETNSYFSSYSIGDRTRSFLKIQDGCDYKCSYCIIPIARGYSRSESIENILKNIRSIFQKGVKEIVLTGVNIGDYGKKIYGNHKGRSYTFFDLIQAIDQIKENGRIRLSSIEPNLLKEECIELLSKSRLFMPHFHIPLQSGSNYILGKMQRRYKRELYQEKIQYIRNVIPDAYIGSDIIVGFPGETHGHFLETYHFLKKLEISSLHIFPYSQRPNTKSITIQEKVSLRVQRKRKIILRVLSKQKYRSFCERQIHTKKTVLFENNSVNHGYLYGYTENYIRTKIDSNPLFINTVQDVLLTKVDQDGIMIAKSII, from the coding sequence ATGAATATAAAAAAAAAAGTAGCATTTTATACAATAGGGTGCAAATTAAATTACGCAGAGACCTCGACTATAGCAAGAAAACTTTCGAATTCAAATTATGAACTTGTATCTTTCAAGAGTATTGCAGATATTTATGTGATTAATACTTGTTCTGTTACTGAAAATGCAGAGAAAGATTTCAAGTATATAGTACGTTTTTTTATGAATAAAAATGCGAAAGCTTTTATTATAGCGATAGGATGTTACGCTCAAGTTCATCCTAAAGAAATTTCTTCCTTACCCAGTGTAGATCTCGGGGGGGGCCGGGTCGTACAATTTCAAATAATAGACTATTTGGATCAAGTAAATTTATTCAAAAAACATCCTGCAAAAATTATTTCAAAGGAAACAAATTCTTATTTTTCCTCCTATTCTATTGGAGATCGAACTCGTTCTTTTTTAAAAATTCAGGATGGATGTGATTACAAGTGTAGTTATTGTATCATTCCCATTGCCAGAGGTTATTCTCGTTCTGAGAGTATAGAAAATATATTGAAAAATATAAGGTCTATTTTTCAAAAAGGGGTAAAAGAGATAGTGTTAACAGGGGTCAATATTGGAGACTATGGAAAAAAAATATATGGGAATCATAAAGGTCGTTCCTATACATTTTTTGATTTAATACAGGCTATAGATCAAATAAAAGAAAATGGAAGAATACGTTTATCTTCAATAGAACCTAATTTATTGAAAGAAGAATGTATTGAATTATTATCGAAAAGCAGGCTGTTTATGCCTCATTTTCATATTCCTTTGCAATCTGGAAGCAACTATATATTGGGAAAAATGCAGAGACGTTATAAACGAGAGCTTTATCAAGAAAAAATACAATACATCCGGAATGTAATCCCGGATGCTTATATAGGTTCAGATATCATTGTTGGATTTCCTGGAGAAACACATGGACATTTTTTAGAAACTTATCATTTTTTGAAAAAATTAGAGATTTCTTCTCTACATATATTTCCCTATTCTCAAAGACCAAATACAAAATCTATTACCATACAGGAAAAGGTCTCTCTCAGAGTACAAAGAAAACGTAAAATCATATTAAGAGTTCTTTCCAAACAAAAATATCGTTCTTTTTGTGAAAGACAGATTCATACGAAAAAAACCGTTTTGTTTGAAAATAATTCTGTGAATCACGGATATTTATATGGATATACAGAAAATTATATTCGAACAAAAATCGATTCAAATCCATTATTTATAAATACAGTACAAGATGTACTTCTAACGAAAGTAGATCAAGATGGGATCATGATAGCGAAATCTATTATATAG
- a CDS encoding peroxiredoxin, which translates to MNTLIAKKAPNFTASAVLNGKDIVQNFTLEQFQGSKYVLLFFYPKDFTFVCPTEIYAFQEKMKDFESRNVQVIAISTDTEQSHWAWLQIPKEKGGIYGVTYPLVSDINKTISHNYGVLSGNFIFDKDELKATGELIAYRGLFLIDKQGIIRHVLINDFPLGRNVNEAIRMIDALQYYEKSGEVCPANWIKGKRAIQASHRGLLDFYSS; encoded by the coding sequence ATGAATACATTAATTGCAAAGAAAGCGCCTAATTTTACAGCTAGTGCGGTATTAAATGGAAAAGATATTGTCCAGAATTTTACTTTAGAACAGTTTCAGGGAAGTAAATATGTCTTGCTTTTTTTCTATCCAAAGGATTTTACTTTTGTATGTCCCACAGAAATATATGCATTTCAAGAAAAAATGAAAGATTTTGAGTCTAGAAATGTACAAGTTATTGCGATATCTACGGATACAGAACAATCCCACTGGGCTTGGTTGCAAATTCCAAAAGAAAAAGGAGGAATATATGGAGTCACTTATCCTCTTGTTTCTGATATAAATAAAACCATATCCCATAATTATGGGGTTTTATCTGGAAATTTTATTTTCGATAAGGATGAATTAAAAGCTACTGGAGAACTTATCGCTTATAGAGGTTTATTTTTAATAGACAAACAAGGAATTATCCGACATGTTTTAATCAATGACTTTCCTTTAGGTAGGAATGTCAATGAAGCCATTCGTATGATAGACGCACTTCAGTATTATGAAAAAAGTGGAGAAGTTTGTCCAGCAAACTGGATAAAGGGAAAAAGAGCTATACAGGCTAGTCATCGTGGACTTTTAGATTTCTATTCATCTTAA
- the lipB gene encoding lipoyl(octanoyl) transferase LipB, translating into MKKKILFFEDLGMKGYKETLEYQKILFNNLIQKKVKNRHDQKEEPGYLLFVEHYHVYTIGKNGKNKHLLVSSDFLKKINAEFYQTDRGGDITYHGPGQLVAYPILNMDYFFTDIHKYLRLLEEVIIHFLKNYGIKGEREKGQTGVWLIKNGIYRKICAIGIRMSRWVTMHGFALNVNTDLRYFDHIIPCGIFNKKVTSLKKELQNHISFSEVKHLVKKSFQEIFNVEFIHPI; encoded by the coding sequence ATGAAAAAAAAAATCCTCTTTTTCGAGGACTTAGGAATGAAAGGATATAAAGAAACTTTGGAATATCAAAAAATATTATTTAATAACCTTATCCAAAAAAAAGTCAAAAATAGACATGATCAAAAAGAAGAACCTGGATATTTGTTATTTGTAGAGCACTACCATGTATATACTATAGGGAAAAATGGAAAAAATAAACATTTATTAGTATCCTCAGATTTTTTAAAAAAAATAAATGCGGAATTTTATCAAACAGATAGAGGAGGAGATATCACTTACCATGGTCCTGGGCAATTGGTTGCATATCCAATTTTAAATATGGATTATTTTTTTACGGATATTCATAAATACTTACGTCTTTTGGAAGAAGTTATTATCCATTTTTTAAAAAATTATGGAATAAAAGGAGAGAGAGAAAAAGGACAAACAGGAGTTTGGTTAATAAAAAATGGAATATATAGAAAAATATGTGCGATAGGAATCAGAATGAGTCGTTGGGTCACTATGCATGGTTTTGCTCTGAATGTAAATACAGATTTACGATATTTCGATCATATCATTCCTTGTGGAATTTTCAATAAAAAAGTAACTTCATTAAAGAAAGAATTACAAAATCATATCTCATTTTCTGAGGTAAAACATCTAGTCAAAAAATCTTTTCAAGAAATTTTTAATGTTGAATTCATTCATCCTATATAA
- a CDS encoding amidohydrolase family protein encodes MNPKKIFIEKVKQQGGWVNAHAHLDRAYTLTKKNFKYSYSSLKKKWYLVDEMKRLATEEDIYIRMEKALEYFLIQGTQALCTFIDVDEVIEDRALKAANKLRNNYGRSIHIRFANQVLKGVLDKKSKYWFDKSVEFVDIIGGLPAKDHGRENEHLDILLRTAKKKGKLVHVHVDQFNTDDEKETEKLAKKTIEYGMQGKVVAIHSISLAAHTRKYRYEIYKLMRKANLMVISCPIAWIDHTRSERLTPSHNSITPVDEMLPEGIIVAFGTDNICDIYKPFSDGNLWIELRVMLEACHYYDIDHLVKIATENGLKVLGLK; translated from the coding sequence ATGAATCCTAAGAAAATTTTTATTGAAAAAGTAAAACAACAAGGAGGATGGGTGAATGCTCATGCTCACTTGGATAGAGCTTATACTCTCACAAAAAAAAATTTTAAATACTCTTATTCTTCTCTGAAAAAAAAATGGTATTTAGTCGATGAAATGAAACGTTTAGCTACAGAAGAGGACATTTATATTCGGATGGAAAAAGCTTTGGAATACTTCTTGATACAAGGAACACAAGCTTTGTGTACTTTTATTGATGTGGATGAAGTTATTGAAGACCGAGCATTAAAAGCTGCTAATAAATTGAGGAATAATTATGGTCGTTCGATACATATTCGTTTTGCTAATCAAGTTCTTAAAGGAGTTTTGGATAAAAAATCGAAATATTGGTTCGATAAATCCGTAGAATTTGTGGATATTATTGGTGGATTACCCGCTAAAGATCATGGGAGAGAAAATGAACATCTCGATATTTTATTAAGAACAGCTAAAAAAAAGGGGAAGTTAGTACATGTACATGTAGATCAATTTAATACTGATGATGAAAAAGAAACTGAAAAATTAGCAAAAAAAACTATTGAATATGGCATGCAAGGAAAAGTAGTGGCCATACATAGTATTTCTTTAGCCGCACATACTAGAAAATATCGTTATGAAATTTACAAATTAATGAGAAAAGCTAATTTAATGGTGATATCTTGTCCTATTGCTTGGATTGATCATACTAGAAGTGAGCGTTTAACCCCCAGTCATAATTCCATTACTCCAGTAGATGAAATGCTTCCTGAAGGAATTATAGTGGCTTTTGGAACAGATAATATCTGTGATATATACAAACCTTTTTCTGATGGAAATCTTTGGATAGAATTACGTGTAATGTTAGAAGCATGTCATTATTATGACATAGACCATTTGGTAAAAATAGCTACGGAAAACGGATTAAAAGTATTAGGATTGAAATAG